In a single window of the Zea mays cultivar B73 chromosome 5, Zm-B73-REFERENCE-NAM-5.0, whole genome shotgun sequence genome:
- the LOC100383153 gene encoding uncharacterized protein LOC100383153, whose translation MAEDPAAEQETRQLEDRLREVGERLQAPPDDAEDLLNLLIEVEECLLKVEQSPPESTSNALQLATAALVKKELLAHADSNIRLAVASCISEITRITAPDAPYDDDAMKDVFSLIVEAFKHLDDIESPFFGRRTSILDTVAKVRSCVVMLDLECDDLINDMFHHFLRTVNSGHSEAVICCMETIMRLVIEESEDVQPQIASCLLQNVRKEEKESSSASFELAEKVIGTCREKLKPVFLQSLKGTSLSEYSQIVASVCEDVSDDREDNNADPSGKDTVDDGKLSERTISDELPQESSKAEQDVSRPEQDGTCMNGNTGTAISSGATLPDTSESDQGPPKEKTEQPCYADDITDTDQLKSDHNEGAEFDTAKPEKKAAVDSDKSAKLKLSDKCEAPVHSDADTKKEASAEGTDGAADDTSTAADCTPKPKRGRPPGPKSSQKKAAGKDQSSGSDLKKVNEAGDSAGKLAKRSAKDEKSTKKAGEGESSKKTQKYNSKQQKDENLSEDPAKDLSLKEMITPKSSTKVPGRTKGQSTENSTPKMKQEQETEEPPRSRKSKGLDKSLVGARIKVWWPDDKMFYNGVVESFDSVSKRHKVAYDDGDVEVLLLRDEKWEFISEEKGASVASETPGGRKRKADAVKEENTETPKSDAVDHPKKRGRPKGVRSSNGTPSNSATPSTKGKTAGKNTKETPKTGPNLIKELEKSSKDKASVSTETKDELPKDDRSASRPKEAISKGKDSKDEGKSTEGKARPGRKLKNAGTPAGDADKEKGKEKEVKAAEIEQEAPGNASTGKKRRRKA comes from the exons ATGGCGGAGGATCCTGCCGCCGAACAGGAGACGCGGCAGCTAGAGGACCGGCTCAGGGAGGTCGGGGAACGGCTGCAGGCGCCTCCCGACGACGCGGAGGACCTGCTCAACCTCCTCATC GAAGTTGAGGAGTGTTTACTAAAAGTTGAGCAGTCACCTCCTGAAAGCACATCGAATGCTCTTCAACTAGCAACTGCAGCTCTTGTCAAGAAAGAGCTGCTGGCCCATGCTGATTCAAATATTAGACTTGCCGTGGCATCATGCATATCTGAGATCACACGGATCACAGCGCCAGATGCTCCATATGATGACGATGCAATGAAG GATGTATTCTCTTTAATTGTGGAGGCCTTCAAGCATCTGGATGACATAGAGAGCCCCTTCTTTGGAAGGAGAACTTCAATTCTTGATACAGTCGCAAAAGTTCGGTCCTGTGTGGTGATGCTAGATCTTGAATGTGACGATTTGATAAATGATATGTTCCATCACTTCTTGAGGACTGTTAA TTCTGGGCATTCAGAAGCCGTCATATGCTGCATGGAAACAATAATGAGATTGGTAATTGAGGAGAGTGAGGATGTCCAACCACAGATTGCTTCATGTCTACTCCAAAATgttagaaaagaagaaaag GAATCTTCTTCAGCTTCCTTTGAGCTTGCTGAAAAAGTGATAGGCACATGCCGTGAGAAACTTAAGCCAGTCTTTCTGCAATCACTAAAAGGCACTTCCTTGAGCGAATACAGCCAAATCGTCGCATCGGTTTGTGAAGATGTTTCAGATGACAGGGAAGATAACAATGCTGATCCTTCTGGGAAGGACACG GTGGATGATGGCAAGCTCTCTGAAAGGACTATTTCTGATGAATTGCCTCAG GAATCTTCAAAGGCAGAGCAAGATGTTAGCCGTCCTGAACAAGACGGTACTTGTATGAATGGTAATACAGGTACTGCTATTAGCAGTGGTGCTACCCTACCAGATACTAGCGAATCTGATCAAGGACCACCAAAAGAGAAGACTGAACAACCTTGCTATGCTGATGACATAACAGATACTGATCAGTTGAAATCTGACCACAATGAAGGTGCGGAGTTCGATACTGCAAAGCCCGAAAAGAAAGCTGCCGTTGATTCAGACAAAAGTGCTAAGCTTAAACTGTCCGATAAATGTGAAGCACCTGTGCATTCTGATGCTGACACTAAAAAGGAAGCATCTGCAGAGGGTACCGATGGAGCCGCTGATGATACATCAACGGCTGCTGATTGTACACCTAAACCAAAGCGAGGCCGTCCTCCTGGCCCAAAGTCATCGCAGAAGAAGGCTGCTGGAAAGGATCAATCTTCAGGTTCAGATTTGAAAAAGGTCAATGAGGCAGGTGATTCAGCCGGAAAGTTGGCGAAACGATCAGCGAAGGATGAGAAGTCCACAAAGAAGGCTGGTGAAGGAGAATCATCTAAGAAGACCCAAAAGTACAATTCAAAGCAACAGAAGGATGAAAACCTATCTGAGGATCCTGCCAAGGATCTGAGTTTAaag GAAATGATAACACCAAAATCTTCGACTAAGGTCCCAGGTAGAACCAAAGGGCAAAGCACAGAGAATAGCACACCTAAaatgaagcaagaacaagaaactgAAGAG CCTCCTCGTTCAAGGAAAAGCAAAGGACTTGATAAAAGTCTAGTTGGTGCAAGGATCAAAGTTTGGTGGCCAGATGATAAGAT GTTCTACAATGGTGTTGTGGAGTCATTTGATTCTGTTTCTAAGAGGCACAAG GTCGCATATGATGATGGGGACGTAGAGGTACTACTGTTGAGGGATGAAAAGTGGGAATTCATCAGTGAG GAGAAGGGAGCTTCTGTGGCATCTGAAAC GCCAGgaggcagaaaaagaaaagctgatGCAGTGAAGGAAGAAAATACAGAGACACCTAAAAG TGATGCTGTTGATCATCCAAAGAAAAGAGGACGTCCAAAAGGTGTAAGATCCAGCAATGGCACACCTAGTAACTCAGCTACTCCGAGCACAAAGGGGAAAACTGCCGGCAAGAATACCAAAGAAACACCAAAAACTGGCCCCAATCTTATAAAGGAACTCGAGAAGAGCTCCAAGGACAAAGCTAGTGTATCAACTGAGACAAAGGATGAATTGCCTAAAGATGACAGGAGTGCAAGCAGACCTAAGGAGGCTATTAGCAAAGGCAAGGATTCAaaagacgaaggcaagtccactgAAGGAAAAGCTAGGCCAGGTCGGAAACTAAAAAATGCTGGTACTCCTGCGGGTGACGCTGACAAAGAGAAGGGGAAGGAGAAAGAAGTTAAGGCAGCTGAAATAGAGCAGGAGGCACCAGGAAACGCTTCTACAGGAAAGAAGCGCAGAAGGAAGGCTTGA